CTACTACTTCAGCAGTGTTCTTCACAGTGTCCGGGTTATTGACTGGAGCGATAGGAGGTTCAGGCACTTCTACCGGAGCCTCgtcaaaaacatcaaatAGATCGTCCATCTTGTCTGCTTGAAAAACTAGAAAAAATTGAGATGAGATCGCGAACTCCAAACCTGGATAAGCTGCACAATCACTTGCATTCGGTAGACAATGGGAAATGGCATCAAAAGCAAAGAGTCTAGGCCATTACATGTACTTTAATCCAGCATATACTTCTAACCCAATCGAGGGtcctttttcaagaattttcCTAAATCGTATATTTGTAAACTTGTGATGATGAGGGCGGCTAATTTTACAGATACGTAAACCCTTGATCTAAGCGCCCTTAGCGCCCACCCCGACCCTTATAAATATGGGGCCCACTTTCCTGACCCATTAACAACAAGGTTTTGTAGAACTTATGGAGCTCGCCGTCACAGCAACATACTGAAACAATGATAGTTTTTCAACTGCACCAATTGCATGAATCTGATTTTGGGGCAAGTGCAATACCCAAAAAGGACTACACTTGGAGGACCCTAACTGACTTATCCTCTTGAAATCAGCCTATGCAAGATTTCATTGGTTCATCGGCTTTGTTCGTAATTTGGGGCCTTTTCCGGGCATACTGTTGCAGATAAAGGCGAATAAACCGGCTAATTGTGGCATCGGTGGTGGGGCAAGATAACTACGAGATGCAAAGCTTTGCCCAAGGCTGTTATTACCTAATGCGGTTGCGAAATACTATTACACTATGATACATTATTTAAAACCTTGAGGGTATTCCACTTTTCCCTGTCGTACTCCCCAATAACAGCACTAGGCAAAGAGCTGTTTCTGGAGTTCGATACAGATGGCATGGGTCTTAATTCCCACCGATCCTCCACGAAATCTATCTCAGTTTGTTGTTTCTTTACTATAGCCTGCTTTAGCAAAGTGGGAGGTGCAACTGTAACCTTTACCGGGCTCTCCAGCTGAGTGCTGGATCTTCTTATGAGggacttgaaggacttcTTAGGAGACACAGACCGAGATCTGGAGGGTTTGGTCCTGGAAGAGGTCCTGGATAATGAGGTTCTCTTAGGAGACCCTGATTTAGACGACGAAGAGTATAAGGAGAACTGGTTAGAAATAACTGAACCAGTGTGTTTGTGGTAGTTGTGAGACGAGGTGTCGATGGTGTCCATGGACTTGCCgaacaacttcttggggCTCAGGTAGAGCTTTCTTATGGGTGAAGATTTGGGTGGTTCTGAAACCCCCAAATCGATTGGAGGTGGAGTGGTAAATCGGCAGATGGCGGTGACCGAGTATTCGGTGCCttgggaagaagaagacccTGCGGAAACGTTTCTGAACGTTTGCAACGAAGGTGCACTAAACGATCGATTCAGCTGGGAAAACAATGGGGAAAGatggttgttgatgaaaactTCATGGTGAATGACTTCCAGGTCCACTAGCTGGTCCATGTTCTGGTCGATTTCAAAGCTTCTAGTGTTACTTTGGATATCGCTCAAATGGTCGATATTATCAGTCCGGTTGTCGGGAAGTGCTAAAAGATCCTCTCCATCGCTTGTGAGGGTGACATTGCTGTCGTTGAGAATATGTTCACTGAATACTTGAGGAATGTTCAAACTTACCCCGGATCGAGTCCTTAAGTTCTTGTAAATGTGAGAGTTCTGGTTCCACTGGTCCAATGAAATGTGTCTCATCGATTGGGTACTGCTCATCCACAGCCCTTCGTATGTTTGGGGGATTTGGAAATCAGCAATGGTCCTTTCGTATTCAAGTCGACTGTTTTggtcaaaatcttcaaacatCATAGCTGGTTCTTCTGAGTGCCCTTCGCCAAACTCAGATATGTATGGAAGGTCTGCAGACCTTTTGTCATCATTCAGGTCAAATACTTCTTCGGTCTTGGAACCCATATTTGTGGAagtgaagaagttgaccTTCTTGGGCTGGTATTGGTATTCAAAGTCTACTTGTTCGATATCGAAATCCTGGCTTTGCTGTTTCCTCTTCAACGCAAGAATTGGGCTTTCGCCTTTCTTTAGTACCGAAGGAAGCAAATTCTCGTTGATGTTCTCGAGAAAGTTCTTTTCCACGCTGATAGACTTCCACTGTTGTTGTCGTTTGTTGACTGTGATGGTCTGTTTTAAGTGTCCAGTGGATTTAGACCTTTTCACGTGATCGGCTGTTTCTATCATATGAACAATGGAATTGTCCGAGTTGGAATTTGGTATTAGGGTTTCATGGCTTTTGGTGCTGCTTGATTTGGGAAGTACTTTGATCTCGTCGTGTGGCTGGAGAGGGAGATCCAAGTCTGAGACCGAGATGTTGAAATTGGGCATACTCTTGGAATGGAGTCGATTGGTCGTACCTGTTTGAGGATCAATTCCTGGAGCCAAAGTGATTTCATCAGCATTTGTGGCTGGGTTGATGTCcatccaattctttgaatCCATCGAGGTTGATTTGGAGTTGGACTGGTGGGATTTGTAGTAGTCTTCG
The window above is part of the Yamadazyma tenuis chromosome 4, complete sequence genome. Proteins encoded here:
- a CDS encoding uncharacterized protein (EggNog:ENOG503PGRY), translating into MLIQIILSTSTLVTGFIIYILKLGGSDQEVSEGTGSSNSTVKSMSVEDYYKSHQSNSKSTSMDSKNWMDINPATNADEITLAPGIDPQTGTTNRLHSKSMPNFNISVSDLDLPLQPHDEIKVLPKSSSTKSHETLIPNSNSDNSIVHMIETADHVKRSKSTGHLKQTITVNKRQQQWKSISVEKNFLENINENLLPSVLKKGESPILALKRKQQSQDFDIEQVDFEYQYQPKKVNFFTSTNMGSKTEEVFDSNDDKRSADLPYISEFGEGHSEEPAMMFEDFDQNSRLEYERTIADFQIPQTYEGSWMSSTQSMRHISLDQWNQNSHIYKNLRTRSGVSLNIPQVFSEHILNDSNVTLTSDGEDLLALPDNRTDNIDHLSDIQSNTRSFEIDQNMDQLVDSEVIHHEVFINNHLSPLFSQSNRSFSAPSLQTFRNVSAGSSSSQGTEYSVTAICRFTTPPPIDLGVSEPPKSSPIRKLYSSPKKLFGKSMDTIDTSSHNYHKHTGSVISNQFSLYSSSSKSGSPKRTSLSRTSSRTKPSRSRSVSPKKSFKSLIRRSSTQSESPVKVTVAPPTLLKQAIVKKQQTEIDFVEDRWELRPMPSVSNSRNSSLPSAVIGEYDREKWNTLKVLNNVS